The genomic region atatatatgtacgtaacGTACAacatgaatatttttaagttgCCCTTTTTAGAATACCACTGCACATATTATTTATCAATTtggtaataaataatatattaaaattaatgaaggACAATATATATCAACAAATATAAAGAACCCAATAGACATATAATTtcaactttaaaaaaaatttcataatcTTACTGTTTGGATATATAACCTAAGTTTATAGTTTACCATTGTTAGTAAGACTTTAACTCATATTCATACTAATGAAGATCAATTAGAGCtgtataagcatatatataatgtttatatataattacataaaatataataaaaaaaaaaaaaaaaattttattcagattttatctaaatatttatggaCATAATGTTCtgattaatataaatatttttacagaaTAACTTCTAAAACTaccataattatatatataacaaattaacaTGTAACAGACACTATcttatatgaatatgtatatatatacattatgtattatatggacatgcataattttaaaaaattgtccAAATTACAATCATTGAAATATTGGTAATATATCAAAGTCTAAAAAATGggtaatcatatatatataatatatttttttttatctagtaaaattttttaaatctcttaggtattattactactttCTGATGagtatttcatatattaaaaaaaaaaaaattaaaccaTAAAAAGAacttcaaaaattttaaaaacaaaaaaaaaaaattgttaaatattACACAAAGAGCAATTACAtcgaaaaataataaaaatattatatagtacatatatatactttgtgtgcaaatactttttaaaatatatggtaTAATTTCATGGGTTTCgaatatcatttaaaatttatgcttcacaattttttttttttttttttaatttatttttatgtgtatatataaatttcatttgaaaatttaaCTAAAAGTTTTAGTGTTTTACATGCtcaatgttttttttttttttttttgttcatattgtCGCTAATATTTCTCGTTCTTAATGTTTGTTTTACAATTTCGGTTATAATGTAATACAACATATTGCAAATATTTCATACgctttataaattatttttaccattATTTATCGTTTTccatactattttttatgcttttttttttttttcttttgtaaaaatattgtttgaATTTCCCAAAATATCCTTTTTTcgaaatagataaaaattttcatgaaTTTtgactttcttttttttttttaaataactaattttttcatttgtggatgaaaaaattgaatttacAAATTCCGGCTTGTCTGAAACATTCTGAACAATTTTAAACCCATCCTTATCAATTAagcgttttttttttttttcttcctttgttcttatttaaatttaaaatatccttaattattaccttttttccgtaaaacaaattataatggttatcataataattttttaagtagtagataaatttttttttttccaaatgtATAGAATATGGTACCTGTATATTGCTTTTAAAATActcatttatattaacagTATATGCTAAGATTATTtcaattacatttttttcctcgtaaaataagtatatacaataagcaaaatttttaaaatttttagatAAATATGCTTTTTCTATAagattaaaacattttattctTCCAAATTTCGAAAAAAATGCCTTTAATTTTTCTCCATTAATTATATTGTCAAGCGCAGCTACGCATAGAGTTTCACCGTTCGAGTTATCACCTTCAGATATGTCTTTACAATTCGCTATAAACAACTATGACGCAATAAAATTGAAACctcatgcacatatatataaaattgtaagcacgaatgtgtatatataatatatacatacatacatacatttatatatatatatatatatatataaacatatgtgAACTTATATGCTCATATAACTGTATGCAGgtgtatattttcattatatgcGTAAAAAGTAAAGGactattaaaatttaataaagttGCACATTCATTTCATTGTTtccataaaaattttatacgCGTTTctcatatttaattatgttatCTCAATATCAACTTTATTTACACGTACGCATACATGTTactacttttttcttttattcttttacatttattgTTGCAAGAGGGTTATCTTCAATAGGTACACTCAATATGCGAAagtgttttaaaattttcttcattttaaaaaaaattaaaataaaaattaaaataacaagTGTTTCATTTCAATTTTCtgtttcattattatatataaatatattaaatatataaacaaaggtgtaaattattataaaaatatattaattagtCTTGTTTCTTTTCTTATGATGTTCATAAATCAAAGGAAAAATTGTTATAGTTTTGTAAGAGAAGATGGCAAaatttttactaaatattatttaaattaaaagattaaagaaaaaataaaaaaaaggcaccagaaaaaattatcacAAATACGAATACATGTATGTAGggaatgtaaatattatagtAATTATATAGTATGCATctatacataatttaaattgccaatattaaaatgtaggaaaaatattttaagcataaaatttcttcaaatgcatatatttttcataaaatttttccttGCTTGTTTTTACCTATGCTACAgaaggatatatataaataaaatatatatataggtacatttatgtacatgtacataatatacatatgtaatatatatatatatatatatacattacataTTTGTACCTATTGAaacaaaatgttatttttgtttttgctgaaataagttttttttcCTCCCTTTTGCTGttaaaattacatttaataattataaaagtaattactatttaataagaaattcttttgttttttattaatttttatatccaTAGATACagtttaatctttttttttttttttcttttccacATTGGCTTTTTTAATGATACTTTATGtattgattttattttttgattttcgctctttttccttttaattccaatattacatatatttgagttctattaatttttaatttatattttgttagaTTTATCcgtacatattatatttttactgtttcccctaaacttttttttttttttttcttaatggcaaataagaatatattatccCTCATTTTAATATAGCGTTCTAACGTTTTTACATTTCTTATTAATTTCGTTTTAGGCTTTTGcttttatatcattaatttttaatatatatacctctttttttttttatgtattttccaacatttttaataaatattggTAATATTCCTTACATATTGTTAACACTTATACGAGATACAATTTtgaaacatttatatatgcctactttataatatatatttgtatagatgtttttttcttgtaaaaattataattcttaAGAAAAGGATAATtagttaattattttaccttcatattttatacgAAATAATTGTAGGTATAAAGAAAACAAAGGTAAGGAATCAAAAATAACTGATAGCaacatttccattttgttcattcatgtatgtctttatttatatacatttaagtgtatatatctatatatacatacgtataataTATCCATAATCATCAACCTTGTATGTTAAAATTTTGCACATGGAATCGTCCATTTGTTAAATGAGGatacctatatataaaatcCCCTGACAGTTTTCGTAACAtcgatttttttaaaaaaattttgttgtagtttttgaatttatatacaatGAATGAAAATGGGTCAGTAGCCGCCTATGACCACAATTCtaaaatagaaaatgaaCAAAGCTCATATAAAGGTAAACAcgataatgaaaatataaatgattacAAAAATTCTTTATACGTAGAAGAGGGTAGTAATATGAACGGATATGTTAATGGTTACATAGAAGCTAATGAAAAGAGCAATCACATTTCATCGAAGTCTAGTGTAAAAACTGTATATccattaaataagaaaaagaacaaatataagaaaaaatataagaatatctatgagaaagaaataaacataaatgggggaaattgtaaaataaatcaatACGTAAATTTAGGCGATAATGACAAAGATAATGAGAATGATAATTATAACGACATTGGAAATATAGGTGCAAATTATTACGAAATAAACACAAGTGTAAGTTATGACGAAGAAAATAAAGTTGTTGAGGCATTGGAGGGGGGGAAATATGTACACCAAGTAGCAGAAGTAGCAGAAATAGGAGTTGAACAAGCAGAAGTTGGACATTCAGAAATTGAACATGCAGAAGTTGGACATTCAGAAATTGAACATGCAGAAGTGGAAGCAGAAATAGAAGAAATGGAAGTagaagaagaaagaaaaagaataaggaaaaaaaattggaaaggAAGAACATTTAGTCGTTTTACACCTGGTGGTGTACGCTCTAGCACCGTGCTATTTTTATGTACTGCTATAGGTGTGGGTTTTCTGTCTTTTCCTtatgttttttcaaaattaggTATAATTTTAAGTGTTATTCTTATCTTTTTGAACGCAATAGAATCTTATGTGACTACAAATATCTTATGCTTATCATCATTAGAGCATAATACATTTGTATATGggaatttgttaaaaaagaTTGGACACAAATATCATAAAACAATAATTGATATTGGGTTAACGTTTGGTTTTCTTTCTagctatatattaatattaatactcataagtaattttttaagtagtattttttatgtatttaattttccagcctttttttgtaatcacatatttttaattattgtgatttgtttattaattttaccaGTAACCTTTCGAGATCAAGTAGGATCATTAAATTCGtttcttgttttttccttGTTTTCCTTATCTATAACAGTCCTAACGATTGGATGGCAAACCcgatattattataacttattaaatgataagaaaatagttttatttaatatagatatacatttttttaaatgttttaacattttgctattttcattttcccaGCAACCAAATGCATGTTTCATAACAGGACAGTTTAATCAGCCAACCCACAAAAGATTAACTAAATCAGCATATAGAAGTgttttattacaaataatattttatacattatttgGATTTTTAggatatttatcttttttaaatacagcTAAAGATAATGTTGTATTAAATTATGAAGATTCAAACGTGTCAATacttttatgtaaatttcttttatccgtaaccttttttttttccgttcCTTTGAATTTTATGGGATCTTATTCAAGTATTTTATCCTTATACCAATCTGGCCGTAATAGGTTTTTAAgattgtatttatatatttttagaagaAATAGATATTCAGAAAATTTATCAGCACTTTTAAGAGAAGACACACAAAACCCATTTCAAGAAAATATACCTGATGATGTTACCGAAAATACAAGCACACATGAATCGCAAACTGATGACAAAGATCAGAGAATGCTTGTTTCAATTTGTGTAACCATTCTATGCGCCCTTATAGCATTCAATGTTAAAAAGTTGTCGAATGTTATAGGAATTGGTGGAGGAATAACTTCAACCCTCATTTCGTGGTaagacaaaatatataaataaaaaattaagtgcACACTTATACACTTTGCATGTACATGttcacatgtatatatatatgtttatgtataacCGTGTACATGTTACGACTCAggttctttttaaaaaattaaaaaattgagCACATTTTGTATGCATGTTTTTTGACCGCTTCCTAGTGACAAATATAcaacctttttatttttattcttatatttatttttatattttttttttttttttcagccTTTTACCCAATTtgatttatttcaaaaacaGACATAATGTTAAAAACCGTTTTGAAAGATATTTAACTTTATGcatgctattttttttttcatttatggGTTTTTTTTCAGTCATTGTTACATCattagttttaattttttaaccaAAAGGTGATGGAGTTTACCCTTGCAgtaacataatttatttattcatatgatTTTTCATGTATTAACGTAATTACTCatttatttgtgtatttacgcattaattcatttattgatgtatttacgtatttctttcttttttcatttttcttttttcttttttttttaaatatttataaatttttcgtGAATGAAAGTGTTGTTTCtaacatgtatacatattttcttCAGATGAAACTGCAACAGTTTGgatgaaaaaataacaaataaatgctCTTTCCAAGATATCATAACaaatatatccatatatatatatatatatatatatatatatatatatatatatatatgtctatataagtatgtataaataaataactttGCGAGAACATAAGTGATGGAGGACgagttaataaaattaacaaaaggGTACGatatttactttataaaCAACAATTACGAGGTTTTGAGTATGATTACAGCTATACTAAATACAAAACATTTAGCACTTTTTTGTATGTAAATAGTCATTCTCTTATCATTTGTtcttatattaaatgtataatacaAAGATGAGAGTCGTAATATAGCACAAGATGAGTTAGGTGTGGAataggaaataaaaaaaaaaaaaaaaaactgttaAAAATTACACAAAAATCGGGGAAACAAATAAGGATAACAGGTATTCATACATTTAAAATggaagtataaatatatatatatatatgtacgtatgtatgtatatatatggactATTATTGCATTcactaatttaaaaaaaaaaaaaaaaaaagctcttatataataaagttCATGCAATCATGTATGtcccttttttaaaatttttgtgaTGTCTGAACATTACTTCTTGtatatcttttcttttccccCCCCCCTGATGTTTATCTCTAAGATATGTACTATACATTTGCTGAAGTATCAATGTGAGGTGTGTTAtgatatatttcttttatgaatataattatttaatgtgtAAATGTAATATGTTTCTGTGCGTTAAGAAATAAGGGTACACCTAAATATGGTCCTTAAATAGTAAATGTACATTATGTGTTCAGTTGAATATACCTCAAAtctaacatatatatatatatatatatatatattcgtaaATTACCGTTTCACTGCTACATATAATGGTGAAGTTGTATAAACAAAGTAAACGAATAATTCTCTACACTTATCCCTATTTAACATTATATGATGAGTACATGGTTTATTTATAACACTTTCTGTGATGTACGctatacaattaaaatatcCCTGTGATTGGTATTATCAGACTTTATTACCATTACTGTTACTATCCAtgttattgttactgttCCCGTTACCATTACTGTTGTTGGCATTACTCTTACTACTGTCAGTTCTATTTCCATTACTACTATCACTGTTAacattactgttattattgcTGTGACCATCTACACTACCACTGTTACTAATGCTATGATCGTTGTCAATTGTGTCATTATTATGAACGCTCTGATCGTTATCAATGGTGTCGTTATTGTCAATACTATCATTATTCGTACTATTATTCGTGTTGCTATGAtttctaatattatttttatccttattatcatttttatttgtatcagcatcgtaataataataattattattaggatcatttttattataatttttagcACATATCCTAATATTATCACTATAATTAATTTCTTGGATGTCACTATTTTTCCTTTGAAGTGAACTATAATTGTTATATTCATTGTTTGATGATTGaagattataaaaatgtaattcgCACGAGTCATTAGATGTATTTacatctttttcatttatttcatcTTGTTTCgtactatttattttctcttctGTACTCACatcagaaatatttatattatctgttttttttttatcatcaagtaaaatatttttcccaTTATTTCCTGAATTATCATTAATTATGTCACTAACATAATTTCCgctattcattttataattaataggGAGCTGCTTGACATTATTAGAAGAACATATGTTGTagttatttacataattcaTTTCATTGGTGTAATTGTTCATATGAGCAGTATCACCCGTGTAGTTATTCATAAGACTAATATCTCCTGTATAAGTATTAACTGGATTAACATCCGTTCCGgtgtaattatttatttgtatcatTTGACTTGTGTAATAGTTAAGATGATTAATAGGATTAGAATAATTATTCGCATTATACGAATGCGTACTATTTGTATTAGTTGTGTAACCAGGATATGAAGTAATATTCGAATTAATGTgatcataataatttatatcatatggattatttaacttattatttacattactataataaaaataacaatttttattcgggtcacaattattattttcctctTTATCTGTTAGATTATTCATCATCTTGTTATTGTTTACGTGGTAAATGCTTGGAATATAACCCTCTTTGTTGTAATTATTCGCGTTATAGTTATCCGCATTATAGTTATCCGCATTATAGTTATCCGCATTATAGTTATCCGCATTATAGTTATCCGCGTTATAGTTATCCGCGTTATAGTTATCCGCGTTATAGTTATCCGCGTTATAATTATTAGTGATGTAATTATCCCTGTTATAATTGTCCTTGTTGTAGTTGTTCATGTTCAtgctttttaaattattaaactgAACTTCATAATTCTTACTTATATAATCGTAATTATTCACCTCAGAGttattatttcctttaaTTCCATGTGATTTACttactttaattttataccCCTTAAAAACATATCCATCCATTTCTGCTAGAGCCCTAATACATTcttcataattaaaaaagtgtataaagcaatatattttattatgatttttctgtgtatttttaatcattttaacaaaacaaatactattataaaaattggaaaataAACTTTCaatttcttcttttgttGTACTTTTAGGTAAACTGCCAACATAAATAGAATATGTCCCCTTATCATCTAACTCTacatctatatttttttcattagaatttatattatcagtaatattatatttggcccagtttaatttaaatttatgaatttttcCAGGTATCCATTTTCCATTTAAATTATCAAAGCAATATTTTGCAATTTCGAAATTAGAGAATTCAATAAAAGCATATGAATTCTTTTGTGAATTTTTCtctttacataattttatttttattatatcttctgaaaattcataaaacatacaatatacaatataattttcatcaaCTACttcatcttttattttatccaaGTCCCCTACCCACAACGTTTTGGTATTGTATGAACCGTTCATGCCCTTATTTTCATAAGCTGATGTTGTCCTGTTggtatttttcattttgtaccAAGGCATGTATTAGGTCGTGTACTACTGGGTAtctttcaatatatttacacataaatataaccTATTATCAATTTCTGATTCCCTTAAAAATATGACAAAAGATCCGCAAAATTTTACGAAACACAGATTCGTATCTCTTATTTCCtcttatattaaattttattttctgtttttttttctcttctttctgttattattattgctattactattgctattactactgctattactattgctattactattgctattactattgctattactattgctattattattgctattactattgctattattatagctattactattgctattattatagCTATTACTATAGCTATTACTATAGCTATTACTATAGCTATTACTATAGCTATTACTATAGCTATTACTATAGCTATTactatttcttttcttttaattttttttttgtttcattatcTGTCTGCTTTATATAACTTTATGaggtatataaaaataatctaAATATAAAACGAACCATGAAAAATGTTCACAACgcttatttgtttattatagaaataaaagggcaattataaatgtatatatatatatataaattgtacttatttatgtatttgtatatgtatgtgtatatgtatctatgaatttatgtatgtataatttacGAAGGTATGGGGGTATTTATGTGTTTCTTCACACGTTTTGATCGCCTTTTTacttctttccttttttatatcagatagagaaatataaaaatgacaataattatattattgtagttaaaaatttttatcatttttgttcataagtaaatatatattttatgcatCAATGTATTTTCCTTTGGTAGATGactattttaagaaatattatatagtatataagCCATAAAATagatcattattattattattattacatattttcaaactttttgttttattttgaatatctACACATATTTAGTAATTTTGccttttaaatgtttttgcTATGGCATTCTATTATTACActctttgttattttatttttttcttttaagaTTAAGATATGACGTTccttttgatatttttttatcttttttcttttttcttcttttaatttcattttaattaaattttatgatacaatacatatttttttaaaaaaaaaagttataaaaatattttaaaattttatgaagtACAAAAGGTACtgcaaaattatataatataatacaatatagttccatataatattatacgtatacataacTATTTTTTGTAGCATTATAATTATCTCTGCGTAGCAAGTTCCTTGGCAATTGATACTTAGCACTCGcataatgtatttataaaaaatttggcattttgtttttcctcaataaattaatatataaataataataatttaataatttttttttttttctagttATTAATGGCAAAAGTACTACAAATGTATGTTACTACACATGCACACAAAACTATGAAATTAtaccatattttaaaataaaattatgagaAAGATAGGAACTTGCTATTTTCGTAACTATATGTTTAAGTTAGTATTTATTATAGTACACTAATTTAAATGAGGACATTACGAAtgttatcttttttttcttttttttttttcatttgtatatattttttattaataattttttaacaaatacaattacatttttattttgttaatgtAATAAACAATTATTCACTATTGAGCGaagcttaaaaaaattaaaaaaacgagtttatattttgtacattttataagaattatacattctgtacataatatacttaaataatgCAGTTCCCTCACTCCATTATTCCCCTTTAGTTTTGTGTGTTATAACCACTAATGAAACTTCAGTGAAAATTATCCTCTTAACTTCAATATGTAATCTCTTTAAATAAGAAcataatatacttaaaaagaatatttaaaataacaaaatgaaattattatataactaaTTATTGAAACAAGGCTGGAAGTGTTTTATTAAAGTAGAAAGCAAAaagttttaaattaaaaaaaaaaaaatgtatatttattaggtATATACAATACAAAAGATACCCTAAATAATGTaattcacattttttttttttgaaaattttttttataattacgAAAAGGAGAACTATTaactaaaaatttaattaaaagaaatagaataataatatgtaataatattggCTGGGTGTGTCACAGAAAAACAAGAAATATCAgaataatatgtaatatatgcatatgcaaaaaaaaaaaaaaataataataaaattttaagttaaataaaaaggtcttaaaaaaagaaaaactaaaatattaaaaaataaacaaggGAGTATATATCATATACTACTTAAAAATTCGTGATCAGTGAACATTATGCAAAAGTACGGCTAACGAATTAAGTGCATACAATGGAAATAAATAAGGATTATAGTTGTTATAAGGTGATTATCGgaacgtacatatatatatatatatacacatttgtGCGTAtgaaattcattttttttttattttccttttccaccattttttcctcattattcattatatgtTTGAGCTAtgttgtatacatattttgcAACTTCAGGATTATGGAGAATCTCCATGTGGCCGTTATATtggaaatttttatattttactgaGTTGTGGAAATTAGAACAGGATGCTAAACTGTCATAGGGAACTGTACCATCTCCTCCACCATAATATACAATCGGCTCATCATTCAAATTTTCTCTTTGATAAAACAACAAATAAtcagtatttttatttttttgtgtacTATGGACACAATATATAGGTACACCATGATCCATGTCGAAATGCCTATCAATATATGGtaaattattgtaatatttttcttttaaatctTCACTTAATAATTCATGCCAATTTGATAAagtatatacttttaattttatatctgTTCTATTAAGATAGCACTCTTTATTGTATATTCCACACCTTGTTATTACTGACTGCATaactttttcattaattggtttatcatttatattgattattattaccacttgatcatattcataatattctCTATATGGGATTAGATCAAATAGACTACCTATCGAATTTCCAATGGCTTTCATCATACCATCTGATACAGAAAAACTAATAAGTTTCGATAgtttaaaagatataaaatcTCTATTACCATGAAGTAATGCTCTAACAGTTTTAACTGTGCCTTTAAATGGGCaactcatatatattatattatttatatacttttgcTTCCATTCTTTATTTACTATACgcgataaaaaaaaatttataaacaaGCCACCAAAACTATGACCTATTAAAtttactttaattttatttctcttttcatacatatgttctatatgttttttaaaagtatcaTAATCTTGTTGGTTTAGGGGATATCTCCAATCATAAGGTGCACCAATAATACTTTCCCCTTCTACATAGCCGTTGGATGTAAATTGAGATGCTAAAATATGGTAATACCTTGTTATAGCTATAGCAGTATTTCTAATATAATCTAAGTGTCGAACACCTTTAAGTTTTCCAAATTCTTCTACGCTAATATTTACCCCTGGTTGATTAacgtacaattttttttcaacatCATAATTTAATCTTATGGTATCAAGTgtgcaatatatatttgtggtTACAGAAAACAATCTTTTTATGCTAAACCATATTCTAAATGGTTCTGAATTTAAAACATTGCTTCCACAACTCGGAATTAATGCATTCTTATATTGCGCAATTAATGTGCTTCCCCCAACACCAGGAAGTAGATATGTAGTAAGCTTTTTGGACTCACTATGCTTGTCTTGATCTATATTCGTCTCCACATGTTTTTCATcaacttttttattctcaTCTTTGCTTTCCCCATTAAATTTATGctttttactctttttaaaaaaactacTTATTTTTGGATGTTCTTCAACAACATTTTTCTGGACTTCATCCGCTCTTACGGCAGCTGCTTCTTTCCCCTCTGCTTCAGCTTCTTTCCCCTCTGATTCTACATCTTTTCCCTCTGCTTCTGCTTCTTTCCCCTCTGTTTCTGCTTCTTTCCCCTCTGCTTCAGCTTCTTTTCCCTCTTCTTCTACTTCTTTTCCCTCTGATTCTACTTCTTTTCCCTCTGATTCTACTTCTTTTCCCTCTGCTTCAGCTTCTTTTCCCTCTGCTTCAGCTTCTTTTCCCTCTGCTTCTACTTCTTTTCCCTCTGCTTCTACTTCTTTTCCCTCTGCTTCTGCTTCTTTTACTGCTACGGCTTCTTTCTCTACTACAGCCTCTTTATATGTTACGTCTTCTTT from Plasmodium malariae genome assembly, chromosome: 11 harbors:
- the PmUG01_11034300 gene encoding phosphatidylcholine-sterol acyltransferase, putative, with translation MSKLLLLIIVCNLLISALVCSYIPSLGSIVNLFLKAPYKISFFNSEKIKGEIPNLQDGENFTTKNGIKDLEGGDSSSEQDKKEVVPEEGAGVQKEDVTYKEAVVEKEAVAVKEAEAEGKEVEAEGKEVEAEGKEAEAEGKEAEAEGKEVESEGKEVESEGKEVEEEGKEAEAEGKEAETEGKEAEAEGKDVESEGKEAEAEGKEAAAVRADEVQKNVVEEHPKISSFFKKSKKHKFNGESKDENKKVDEKHVETNIDQDKHSESKKLTTYLLPGVGGSTLIAQYKNALIPSCGSNVLNSEPFRIWFSIKRLFSVTTNIYCTLDTIRLNYDVEKKLYVNQPGVNISVEEFGKLKGVRHLDYIRNTAIAITRYYHILASQFTSNGYVEGESIIGAPYDWRYPLNQQDYDTFKKHIEHMYEKRNKIKVNLIGHSFGGLFINFFLSRIVNKEWKQKYINNIIYMSCPFKGTVKTVRALLHGNRDFISFKLSKLISFSVSDGMMKAIGNSIGSLFDLIPYREYYEYDQVVIIININDKPINEKVMQSVITRCGIYNKECYLNRTDIKLKVYTLSNWHELLSEDLKEKYYNNLPYIDRHFDMDHGVPIYCVHSTQKNKNTDYLLFYQRENLNDEPIVYYGGGDGTVPYDSLASCSNFHNSVKYKNFQYNGHMEILHNPEVAKYVYNIAQTYNE